From the genome of Mucilaginibacter paludis DSM 18603:
GGCTCTTACTTGTAGCCTCTTGTTTCTTACATCTCGCTTCTTGCTTCTCGCTTCTTACCTCTTGCTTCTTCTCACTAAGCTACTTTAGAGATATACTTTACCAGGCTTTTTTTAGCTACGGGTAACAGGGTTTGTTCCAGCGGAAAAGTTACTCCACTTTCTACATGGTAAACAGCCGGGTTGGGCAAATGCTTGTAGCGGTAAATCAAATCGCTTTTAATAGCTTCAGGTGTGTTTACCAGGTTTTGCTCATATACATCCACCAGGCGGGTATTAATGCCGCGGTATTTATCGTCTTTGGTTTCAAAAATGGTAATCTGGTACTCATAAACCCAATTGCCCTTCTGGCTGCCGTTGCGTAACGAGAAATAACCATGATAAGGGATGAGCGGAATTAACCCAACCGGATCAATATTGAGATTTCGCTCCACAAAATCATAGATTTCTTTACCCGTTTTAATTGTGGGGTCCATTTTATTAATGGCATAAGCTATAATCTGCTCAATTTCGAGCATCGAGCTATCATCCTGCACTATTTTTTTGTAGGTAAGTTTTACGGCGTCAATATCGGCCTTGGTTAACCTTTGCGGAAAAGCTTGTTGCAGGTGTGTTTTATTCTCCTTAAAACATACCAGGTTGTTGTAGTGAAATATCAAATCAGTTAAATTGGGATATAAACGGCTCTTATCAAAATGCCGGTTAATCTCCTGTAAATAGTCGAGCAGTACATATTTTTTATGCTCAAAATCTATGTAGCCCTCCACAAACCAATTAATTCCTAACGATTTCATTTTTGTAGCTCCTTTCCGGAGTTTAAATTACAAAAAAAAGGCCACTTTTGCATATGCCCAAAGGAACACTATTTTTAATTCCGGTTCCGCTTGCCGAAAACGCGGTAGCCAAATCACTTACGCCGTACCTGGTTGATACCATCAACAGCATAAACGAATACATTGTAGAAAACGAAAAAACAGCCCGGCGCTGCCTCAAAGAGGCCGGATTAAAAACACCGCAAAGCGAGTTGCTTATTCATGATTATGGAAAACACAACCGGAGCAGCGGCTTAGGCGAGTTTTTTGTGGGGCTTGAATCCGGAAAATCTGTTGGGTTGATGAGCGAAGCCGGTTGCCCCGGCGTGGCCGATCCGGGAGCCGATATTGTTGCCGAGGCGCATAAACGGAGCATTAAAGTGGTGCCACTTACCGGCCCGAGCTCTATTTTGCTCGCCTTAATGGCGTCGGGCTTTAACGGGCAAAGCTTTACATTTAACGGCTACCTGCCCATAGATAAGGCTGAACGCAGTAAACGGATCAAAGAGCTGGAGATGTTGGCAGAGCGGAATAACCAAACCCAAATTTTTATTGAAACGCCGTTCCGTAATAATTCATTGCTCGAAGAGGTTTTAAAGAGCTGTAACCCTAAAACCAGGCTGTGCATTGCTTGCGATATTACAGCGGATACCGAACTGATTAAAACCATGCCGGTTGCCAATTGGAAAAAACAAATCCCTGATTTGCATAAAAGGCCAACTATTTTTCTGCTGTTTCGTTCATAACAAATGAAACTTGCCACGCAACATACCTCTGTTTTAATTGTAGGTGCAGGCCCTTCGGGGCTGATGATGGCGGCTCAATTATTACGTTATGGCATCCAGCCAATTATCATCGACGATAAAAAAGGACCTACGGATCAGTCGCGTGCTTTAGCTGTACAGGCCCGCTCGCTCGAAATTTATCGTCAAATGGGCGTTTCAGACAGGGTTTTAAACGAGGGAAAAAAAGCTTTAGGGGTTGATTTTAGCCAGGAAGGTAAGCTGATGGCCGGGCTGTCGCTAAGCGATATGGGCGATCAGCAAACCCTGTTCCCGTTTTTGCTGATGTATCCTCAAAGCAAAAACGAACGACTTTTGCTTGATTTTCTTACTCAAAACTGCTGCCCTGTCTATTGGGATACATCTCTTATCTCTTTTAATCAGCAAGAAAAACATATTGACGTAGTACTGAAAAATGCCGGTGAAGAAATTGGCCTTAGCTGTGATTGGCTTATCGGCGCGGATGGCGCGCACAGCACGGTACGTAAACAACTTGGTATTCCGTTTAATGGCGATACTTACCAGCATGGGTTTTACCTGGCTGATATTACTTTGGAGCATCAGGAAGATGACCATATCCATCTTTTTTTATCGGATAGTGGCTTCGCGGCATTTTTTTTAATGCCCGAAGATAGGCGCTACAGAATAGTAGGCAGCCTGCCCCCCGAATTATCATCGATAGAAAAACTAACTCTCGGCGATATTGAGCCGCACCTCAAAAATATTACAAAAAACAAACTGGGTATTACCGAATGCCATTGGTTTACAACTTATCGCCTGCATCACCGCATGGCCGGGAGTTTTAATAACCAGCGGAGTTTTTTAATAGGAGATTCTGCGCATATCCATTCGCCGGTGGGTGGGCAAGGTATGAATACGGGCCTGCAGGACGCGTATAATTTAGCCTGGAAACTGGCAGGTGCCATTAATGGGCAGTATAACCCTGCACTATTAGATAGCTATGCCGCCGAGCGGATGCCTGTTGCCAGGGAGTTATTGAAAACCACAGATCGCGCTTTTAACTTTATTTTATCTGATGGCTTTTGGGCTGGGATACTCAAAAAATGGTTGTTGCCGAGTATTTTAAAAAAAGTATGGGGTAACGCCAAATTGCGTAAAACCTTTTTTACTAAAATATCGCAAATAGGAATCAATTATCGCGACAGCAAAATAAACCTGCATTTAAGCCAGTCCACCAAAATAAAAGCGGGTGACAGGCTGCCGTATCTTACGGTTTTTGACGAAAAAAAATTGATTGAAACCGACCTGCACGAATGGTGCAGTAAGCCGGGTTTTACTTTTATAGCGATGGGGCAGTTATCCGAAGGGGAGTTATTCAGGCTGGCGCGATGGATAACCCAAAACTATCCCGGTACCCTTAACTTTTTTTACCTGCCGCCAAGCAACAAAAACCGGCATGTTTTTAATGAGTTCGAAGTTACCGCCAGGCAGCAAAAAACATTGATTGTGCGCCCGGATATGTACATTGGGTTTATCAATGATGGCGTTGATATGGTTAAGATTGATAGTTATATGAAGAATGTGGTGGGGATGGTGAAGTGAGTGGGATATGTTGAACATAAATGCAAACTTGCTTGATCAAATAGATAGCCTTACCAAGGCCTGCACTACATTGCCAGGTTCGATTTGGAAGTTTGCCCAATTGTATAGAGATCACTTTACCGTATCTGCTGATACTGATTCTTGCTTAAGTTGTTGATTATCAGTATGGGTGTCATGCTGGTACTTCGTCAGGCTCAGTAGTCGAAGCAAGGTGCGGTGGCCTCTGCGAGCGCATACTGTTGTTGTTTTGTCTTCACAGGCTAAATCTTATAATGATGTCTTCTTAAGTTATTGATTATCACTGCGTATTTTTTTTCTGCAAAAAATCAGTATTCTTAATTTAGAGCCGGAGCCTTACTCAGTATGACACGCCCTTTTTTTGTGCGCGAAAGCGGTCATCCCGAGCCTGTAGAAGGACGTGCGGCATGGCCCTGTACGAGGTGTTTTTTTGATGCGGCTTATCATTTCGATTGCATAAGCCACTGATTGTCAATGCGTAAATTATTGCTCTAATATACAGTGTCACGTCCTGAAAAAGGTTTACACATTTTACTGATTAATCCTGTTTCAAGTTTACACTTTATTTTAGTCCTGTAATGGGTTTACAGTTTTATAAAGATAAAGAATAACTGTTGTTGTTTGCTTGTAGTGTTGGAATGTGGGAAACTCCTTCAGTTTTCCATATTCCAACACGTTTTTCTTTTTTTGCTTCTTTTTTTCTTTTTGTTATCTCCTTTCTTTTTGTTTAAAAGCTATGCCATCACTTTTGCTGTCGGATGGTTAAGCAGATTTCTCCACCGGCGCTTGATCGGGCCGGTTTGCGTGTGCGCCTTTTCCGGTGTCATCATATCCACGCTGCTGTGCGGCCTCATCCGGTTGTAAATATCGATGGCTATTTTTGCCGAACACTGCGCTTGATTACTATTCGAATAAGCATCTTCAAGCAGCTCCTGTTTAAGTATCCCGTTCACTCTTTCTGCAATAGCGTTGTCTTTGGGGTTGCCGCTTTGGGTCATGCTGATATTGATAGTATTAGATTTTAATAAGGTTACATAGCCGTCGCTACAGTATTGTGAGCCACGATCGGAATGATGTATTAATGGCTTATCGCTTGCCCTCCCTTTTAACGCCATTTCCAAGGCTGTCAGCGGCCCCTCTGCCGACAAATCAATATGCATACAGAAGCCAACAATCTTACGGCTATAAGCATCCGTTATCAGGCTCAGGTAAGCGAACTTCTTCTTTCTCAGACGTATGTAGGTAATATCACTTACCCATAACTCATCTGCGCGGCTTAACCTGATGTCCTTTATAAGGTCGGGATATTTCTTCATCCAGTGATTGGAATCTGTTGTTTGGGGCTGACTGCGCCTTCTCTTTACAATCAGTAAATCATTTTCCCGCAACAAGTCAAAAAGCAGATCCCTGCATATATACATGTCATGACCTTCCATAAATGGTTCCATCATCACATGCAGTTTCCGGCATCCAAGCCGAGGCTGAAAAGTACGGTGATAGAGTACTTGCTGGATAAGCAGGTCCTCCTCAAGCGATTTTTTGCCTGACAATTTCTGGTGCTGATAGTACGCCTGCGGTGAATGACCAAGCAGTCTGCAAAACCCACGAAGACCGCGTGGGCAACTTTGCATTTTCATTTGGACTGCCTGGTGCCATGTTTTTTTCGCAGGTCGATGCCGAGCTCCTTACTGGATATATCGAGCATAAAATCCTGCAACTCGATCTTTAGCCGCGCCTCGCGTAATTCCTTTTTCAGTAGATTTATGTCATCAGGTATCGGTAATTCTTCCTTCACCACCCGGACTATTTCTCTGGCTTTTTTTGGCTTATTATGTTTTGACATCACAATACGATGTACTTGATCACGGCTTATTCCGTACTTCGCTGCTAATATACGGTAACCTAATCCTCCTTCATTATGATCATAAAGGATTGCTGACACATTTTTATATTCCATTTTTGGTTTATTTAATGTGTAAACCTATTTCAGGACTAGACACAGTATTCTTAATTTAAAGCATCGGCACGCTCAATCGCCGCGTGAAGGGCTGTTACTTTTGTCTTGGTACAAAAAGAACCAAAAAAATCAAGACTGCCCGATCCTTCCGCCCACGGGCCAACTCCAGGCCCGGCGTGCAGTCAGGCTTTTGCGCACTTTTCTTTTTGCGCAAAATAGCTTACAGGTTTCGAATGTCATCCCTGTTTTTTTCCGGGCTGGCCGGATCGGATACTCGCAATGTCGATGGGATAAGAGGCTGATATTAATGAACTTATGCCATATCTGCGTGTCGTTGCCAAGTACGAAGCAATCTCTACTTAGGCAGATCGGCCATGCAAGTTCGCTCTGTATAGTTTAGAGATTGCTTCGTCGTTCCTCCTCGCAATGACGATGGGGTAAGTTGGGGGTAAAGAGCTGATTGTTAGTAATTACCGGCCGGCGTATAGTCGGGCCTTTCAAATTCTTTTAAAACTCCACTATCCTGAATTTACCCATGTATAGTTTCCTTCTTCCCATAATTCTTTACCACATTTGCTTCGTAGGCTAAAAAATCTTTCCATCTTCCGTCTACATCAATATCGCCGGCGTACTTTTTAGCCAGTCGCAAAAACATGGTATAGTGGGTGGCTTCGCTGATCATCAGTTCGTGGTAAAAAATGGACAGCTCATCATCATTGATATTTTCGGACAATACTTTAAAGCGTTCGCAGCTCCGGGCCTCTATCATGGCCGAAAACAACAACCTGTCAACCATTTGGCTTTGGCGGGTTCCGCCGTGCTTTAAAAACTTGTAAAGTTCGCCCACGTAATCATCTTTCCGTTCTTTGCCTAAATTGTATCCGCGTTTGATGATAATATCGTGTACGCGTTTAAAGTGGTCCATTTCTTCCTGTACAAGCAAAGCCATCTCCTGCACCAGGTCGGGGTAGTTGGGGTTTTGTACAATTAATGTAATGGCGTTGCTGGCGGCCTTTTGCTCGCAATAAGCATGGTCGGTTAGTAGCTCTTCAATATTGCTTTCCACAACGTTTTTAACCCATAGCGGGTCGGTAGGTAATTGCAGTTTTAGGATGGTTTTCTCGCTCACGAGAGCAAAGATAGGAGTTAGTTATGAAGACAAGAAGTGTCTTGCAGAGAACATCAATAAGGATGTTTTACTTACCTGTATAAACCCTTACTCTCAATAAATTTTAGCACCGGGTCGGGAACAAAAAACTGGACATTCTTTTTTTCGGCGATTGATTTACGGATAAATGTTGCCGATAGCTCCATTAAGGGCGTCATGGTGATATGTACGGAGGGGTGCGTAGCCAGATCAGTGTTTTCATATCCCGGACGCGGGTATACGTAGATCTGGTAGTCGCGCAGGATGAGTTTATAATTTTTCCACTTATGCAGCGATACCAGGTTGTCTGATCCCATAATCAGGGCAAAGGTATGCTCGGGATGTTTTTCTTTAAGCAGGGTGAGCGTATCGATGGTGTACGATGGCTGTGGCAGTTTTAGTTCAATATCGCTAACGCTTAGGTTTTCGCTATTGTCGGTAGCCAGGCGGGCCATTTCTAACCGGTCGTAAGTGTTAATCAGGTCGCCGTATTTTTTTAGCGGATTTTGGGGTGATACTACCAGCCATACTTTATCCAGATCGGTATGGTTGGCCATATAATTGGCTATAATTAAATGGCCGATATGTATTGGATTGAACGAACCAAATAGTAAACCGATCTTCATTGTGCCTGTTGCTGTTTTATGTTTTTAAAAAATCAGTAACTAACTGCCTGGCTTCCGCGCAAGCCGTTTCAAGATCGTAATTTTTTAGGATTATATCAAATTGAGGGGCATAATTCAGTTCTTTTTCGGCTTTTACAAAGCGTTCCTGCAGTTTTTCTTTACTATCGGTGCCGCGGCCTGTTAAACGTTCAATCAATACCTCTAACGATGGTGGCTGTACAAATATGGCCAGGGCATGCTCTTCGTATTTCCTTTTTAAGTGCAGGCCCCCTTCTACGTCGATGTCAAAAATCACATGCTTGCCTTTATCCCATATCCGTTGGATCTCCGATCGCAGGGTGCCATAAAAGGTGCCCGTATAAACTTCCTCAAACTCAACAAACTGTTTTTTGGCAATCCGGTGTAAAAACTCCTCGTTCGAGATAAAGTAGTAGTCTACTCCGTCCCGCTCATCGCCACGGGGCTTACGCGTAGTTGCCGAGATGGAAAATTCCAGGTCGGGTATATGGCCTAACAGGTGATGTACAATAGTAGTTTTACCAGCTCCGGAAGGCGCTGAAAATATGATGAGTTTACCTTGGGTCATGTATTCGGTATTGGGTTTTTGGGTATTAGTTATTAAGTTAATGAGTTATAGGTTATTACTATCCGGGTTTGCTTAAGCCAATAACCTAATAACCAATAACTGCTAACTAAAAAACTACAGCACGTTCAACAGTTGTTCTTTTATTTTTTCCAGCTCTTCTTTCATGCCTACAACTAATTTCTGGATGTTGGCATCGTTTGCTTTTGAGCCTATGGTATTGATCTCCCGGCCAATCTCCTGCGAAATAAAACCCAGCTTTTTGCCATTGGCATCGGCATTTTTAAGTGTTTCGATAAAATATTCGCAGTGGGTTTTAAGGCGTATCTTTTCCTCGGTGATATCAAGTTTATCGATGTAATAGATCAGCTCCTGCTCAAAACGGTTTTGGTCCAGGTTTTCGCGGCCCACGCTATCTGCTAAAAATTGGTTCAGCCTTTCACGGATTACAGGCACACGCTTAGGCTCCTCAATTTCAACCTTTTTAAGGTTATCCATAATAATGCCTATACGGGCCTTAATATCCTGCTCCAAAACATTCCCCTCATCTAACCTGAACTGCTGGAAAGCAGCTACAGCTTTTTGAAAAGTTTGCTCAACAATTTTCCATTCCTCGTCGGATACGGCATCATCATCATACTTAACCACTTCCGGTAAACCCAGTGCCAGCTGCAGCAGGTTAGAAGTTGGTTCGTTAAGCTCATCACTAACGGTTTTAAGCTGTTGGAAGTAGTGCTTTAACAACACGGTATCAATACCGGCCGCTTTAACAGCCTGGCTAACTTGTTCTATATTGATGGATAAGCTAACCTTGCCACGCTCCAATTGCTTGCTGCAATCGTTGCGTAACTGAAATTCTTTATCAGAAAACGATCTGGGGATCCTTAGAGTTAATTCAAGAAATTTACTGTTCAGGGATTTAATTTCAACGGTATATTTTGTGCTGCCCGAATCATAGCTGGCAAGTCCATACCCTGTCATGGATTTTATCATGTGCAAAGATAGAAATTTATTCAGGATACCTAAATACCCTTTAAAGTGATATTTAACAACCATTTAACAATTTTTGACATAGAAATAGTTATTTTTGAAAAATTGGATAGTTATAAAAAACAAATCGGCTTATATAAATGCACCTGCGCGGTGGTTGCAATACTGTTATGTTGTGTTGCTCTGTTGGCAAAAGCTCAAAACCAGGACTTTGTATTAAAAGGGGTGGTGTTAAAAAGCGGATCTAACCAGAGGATCAGCAAGGTATTGGTGGCTAACCTTAATAATGGCGCTATTGTAACAACGGATGATCTTGGAATTTTCCAGATCAAATGCGTAAAGGGCGACTCATTATTATTCAGGCAGAAAGATTTTGCTGACCAGAAAATAGGCATTATTACCGAGAATACCTTAATGGTGTACATGCAATCGGTAATTAACCTGAACCAGGTTGACATTAAAGGAGTTACCAAAAAGCAGGAAATGCAGGAGGTAATGAAACAGTACAACAGCCAGGGAATTTACAACAACGGAAAGGCAACTGTTGGATCAGTTGTTTCGAGCCCGCTGAACGGATTGTACGATTTATTGGGTGGCGGGCCTAAACATGCCAGAAGGTTTCAACGATACTCATCCAGCGAACTGGAAAATGCCGAGGTTGACAAGCGTTTTAATAAAAGCATCGTTGGGAAAATAACGGGGCTTAAAGACGAAGAACTAACTAAATTTGTAGAATCATACAAGCCATCCTACCCCGACCTGAAAGGATGGAACGATTACGACCTGATTAATTACATCAAAAAATCGTTTAAAGATTACCAGGACAATGGCCTGCGCCCCGGTTTACAGAAATTAAATTAAAGCCGATAAGGTTGTATTGTTAGGATTTGAGAAGTTGCTTACAAAAAGCTCCCCGATCTGGCCAGTCAGGGATATACTGAACTTGTATTAATTTCGCCTGTTTGCCATCGTAAACCAGACATAAAACTTTGCGCCTTAGCGTCTTTGCGGGCAAAATTCCTTAACTTAATAGCCGTTGGAGAGGGTTGGACGGGTGTTTCTGCGCTATGTATTAATTACGCTTGTTTGTTTAAACTCGCTGGTGTCTCCAGCAATATCAGGGTACTGAGAGTTTTTTTTAAATACTCAGCGCTTCGCAAGCCTTTTCAGCAGCTAATTTTTCAGCATTCTTTTTGTTAAACTCTTTGCCAACCCCTAAAACTTCGCCATCAATACTGGCCTGTATCGTAAACAATTTGGGGCTTTCCCCTTCTTTATTTTCAACCAGATCAAAGGATACATCTTTACTATGGCGCTGGCACCATTCAATCAGCTTACTTTTAAAGTTGCTTTCGGTTTGCTCCAGCTTATGGATATCGATATGCGATTTAATGATGTGGTTCACCAAAAAGTTTTTAGTGAAATCGTAGCCTTTATCTAAGTAAACCGCTCCTACCAAGGCTTCAAAAGCGTCGCCCAGTAATGAGCCCTGGCGGGTTGAACCAACCATGCGGCTATCATACTCTATCAATTGTTCAAAGCCTAATTTTCGGGCTAATTGGTTAAGATTTACCCGGCTTACTATTTTTGATCGCAATTCGGTTAAAAAGCCTTCGTCTTCGTAGGGATAAAGTTTAAAGAGAACCTCGGCCACAACACAACCCAAAATCGCATCGCCTAAAAACTCAAGGCGCTCGTTACTATTTTTTACGCCTTTTTTTACGTTTTGAGCCACCGATTTATGCCTGAAGGCTAATCGGTATAAAGACAAATTGCCCGGCACAAAGCCGAGCAAGTTTTTTAACGCTTTTACGTATTTTCTGTTAGGAGAAAAATAAAGTTTATAAACCCGGAGAATTGGCATCCAAAACGATTAATCCTGGTATTTAGTAAAAATAACCGACGCGTTATGACCGCCAAAGCCAAATGTATTGCTTTGTGCTGTTGTAACTAAACGTTCCTGGGCCTTATTGAAGGTAAAATTCAATCGAGGGTCAAATTCCGGATCGTCGGTAAAATGGTTGATGGTAGGCGGTACAATGTTGTGTTTTACCGCTAAAATGGCCGCAATGGCTTCAATAGCTCCGGCTGCACCCAGCAGGTGCCCCGTCATTGATTTGGTTGAGCTGATATTCAGTTTATAAGCATCCTCGCCAAAAAGGTTAACGATAGCCTTGGTTTCGCTAAGGTCGCCCAGCGGGGTTGATGTTCCATGAACATTGATATAATCAATATCGCTTGTTTTAAGGTTGGCATCTCTCAAAGCACCTGTCATTACCAAACGCGCGCCTAAGCCTTCCGGATGCGGAGCCGTAATATGATTAGCATCGGCACTCATACCTCCGCCAACAATTTCGGCATAAATTTTAGCACCACGGGCTTTAGCGTGTTCCAGTTCTTCCAGTATGATGGTGCCCGCGCCTTCGCCGGCCACAAAGCCATCACGATCCTTATCGAAAGGCCGCGAAGCGGTTGCTGGGTCATCATTACGTGTAGATAAGGCATGCATAGCATTGAAGCCACCCATGCCTGCCTCGTTAATAATAGCTTCTGAGCCGCCGGAAATGATGATATCGCTGATACCCAACCTCAAATAGTTGAAGGCATCAATGAGTGCATTAGTAGATGACGCACAGGCGGAAACGGTTGAAAAATTGGGTCCGCGTAAACCATATTTGATAGAGATATGGCCTGGAGCAATATCCGCTATCATTTTAGGAATAAAAAACGGATTGAAACGTGGTGTACCATCACCTTTGGCAAAGTTAATCACTTCGTCCATAAAGGTTTTTAAGCCACCAATACCAGATCCCCAGATTACACCTATGCGGTTAGTATCGAGCTTGTCAAAATCAAGCCCTGCATCAACTACGGCCTCATCGGTCGCAAATAACGCATACTGCACGAAAGGATCGAGCTTTCGTGCTTCTTTTCTTCCTAAGTAACCGTCGGCATCAAAGTTTTTTACTTCGCAGGCAAATTTTGTTTTGAACTTTGAGATGTCAAAACTCTTGATTATATCAGCGCCACTCACCCCCTTGATCAACGAGTTCCAGTAATCTGGTACATTGTTGCCAATAGGTGTAAGTGCGCCGAGCCCGGTTACTACAACTCTTTTGAACTCCATACTAATTGTAGTGGCGGAGTTTATTTAACGTTTTTTTCAAGGTAAGCGATAGCTTGACCTACAGTACCAATTGTTTCTGCCTGATCGTCAGGGATGGCAACGTTAAATTCTTTTTCAAACTCCATGATTAATTCCACGGTGTCTAATGAGTCAGCACCAAGGTCGTTTGTGAAACTTGCTTCTGGTGTAACTTCACTTTCGTCAACACCTAATTTTTCTACGATAATAGCTTTTACTCTTGAAGCGATATCAGACATAGTCTT
Proteins encoded in this window:
- a CDS encoding SAM-dependent methyltransferase, yielding MPKGTLFLIPVPLAENAVAKSLTPYLVDTINSINEYIVENEKTARRCLKEAGLKTPQSELLIHDYGKHNRSSGLGEFFVGLESGKSVGLMSEAGCPGVADPGADIVAEAHKRSIKVVPLTGPSSILLALMASGFNGQSFTFNGYLPIDKAERSKRIKELEMLAERNNQTQIFIETPFRNNSLLEEVLKSCNPKTRLCIACDITADTELIKTMPVANWKKQIPDLHKRPTIFLLFRS
- a CDS encoding FAD-dependent monooxygenase — translated: MKLATQHTSVLIVGAGPSGLMMAAQLLRYGIQPIIIDDKKGPTDQSRALAVQARSLEIYRQMGVSDRVLNEGKKALGVDFSQEGKLMAGLSLSDMGDQQTLFPFLLMYPQSKNERLLLDFLTQNCCPVYWDTSLISFNQQEKHIDVVLKNAGEEIGLSCDWLIGADGAHSTVRKQLGIPFNGDTYQHGFYLADITLEHQEDDHIHLFLSDSGFAAFFLMPEDRRYRIVGSLPPELSSIEKLTLGDIEPHLKNITKNKLGITECHWFTTYRLHHRMAGSFNNQRSFLIGDSAHIHSPVGGQGMNTGLQDAYNLAWKLAGAINGQYNPALLDSYAAERMPVARELLKTTDRAFNFILSDGFWAGILKKWLLPSILKKVWGNAKLRKTFFTKISQIGINYRDSKINLHLSQSTKIKAGDRLPYLTVFDEKKLIETDLHEWCSKPGFTFIAMGQLSEGELFRLARWITQNYPGTLNFFYLPPSNKNRHVFNEFEVTARQQKTLIVRPDMYIGFINDGVDMVKIDSYMKNVVGMVK
- a CDS encoding IS3 family transposase gives rise to the protein MKMQSCPRGLRGFCRLLGHSPQAYYQHQKLSGKKSLEEDLLIQQVLYHRTFQPRLGCRKLHVMMEPFMEGHDMYICRDLLFDLLRENDLLIVKRRRSQPQTTDSNHWMKKYPDLIKDIRLSRADELWVSDITYIRLRKKKFAYLSLITDAYSRKIVGFCMHIDLSAEGPLTALEMALKGRASDKPLIHHSDRGSQYCSDGYVTLLKSNTINISMTQSGNPKDNAIAERVNGILKQELLEDAYSNSNQAQCSAKIAIDIYNRMRPHSSVDMMTPEKAHTQTGPIKRRWRNLLNHPTAKVMA
- the miaE gene encoding tRNA-(ms[2]io[6]A)-hydroxylase produces the protein MSEKTILKLQLPTDPLWVKNVVESNIEELLTDHAYCEQKAASNAITLIVQNPNYPDLVQEMALLVQEEMDHFKRVHDIIIKRGYNLGKERKDDYVGELYKFLKHGGTRQSQMVDRLLFSAMIEARSCERFKVLSENINDDELSIFYHELMISEATHYTMFLRLAKKYAGDIDVDGRWKDFLAYEANVVKNYGKKETIHG
- the nadD gene encoding nicotinate (nicotinamide) nucleotide adenylyltransferase; its protein translation is MKIGLLFGSFNPIHIGHLIIANYMANHTDLDKVWLVVSPQNPLKKYGDLINTYDRLEMARLATDNSENLSVSDIELKLPQPSYTIDTLTLLKEKHPEHTFALIMGSDNLVSLHKWKNYKLILRDYQIYVYPRPGYENTDLATHPSVHITMTPLMELSATFIRKSIAEKKNVQFFVPDPVLKFIESKGLYR
- the gmk gene encoding guanylate kinase — encoded protein: MTQGKLIIFSAPSGAGKTTIVHHLLGHIPDLEFSISATTRKPRGDERDGVDYYFISNEEFLHRIAKKQFVEFEEVYTGTFYGTLRSEIQRIWDKGKHVIFDIDVEGGLHLKRKYEEHALAIFVQPPSLEVLIERLTGRGTDSKEKLQERFVKAEKELNYAPQFDIILKNYDLETACAEARQLVTDFLKT
- a CDS encoding YicC/YloC family endoribonuclease, which produces MTGYGLASYDSGSTKYTVEIKSLNSKFLELTLRIPRSFSDKEFQLRNDCSKQLERGKVSLSINIEQVSQAVKAAGIDTVLLKHYFQQLKTVSDELNEPTSNLLQLALGLPEVVKYDDDAVSDEEWKIVEQTFQKAVAAFQQFRLDEGNVLEQDIKARIGIIMDNLKKVEIEEPKRVPVIRERLNQFLADSVGRENLDQNRFEQELIYYIDKLDITEEKIRLKTHCEYFIETLKNADANGKKLGFISQEIGREINTIGSKANDANIQKLVVGMKEELEKIKEQLLNVL
- the rnc gene encoding ribonuclease III, coding for MPILRVYKLYFSPNRKYVKALKNLLGFVPGNLSLYRLAFRHKSVAQNVKKGVKNSNERLEFLGDAILGCVVAEVLFKLYPYEDEGFLTELRSKIVSRVNLNQLARKLGFEQLIEYDSRMVGSTRQGSLLGDAFEALVGAVYLDKGYDFTKNFLVNHIIKSHIDIHKLEQTESNFKSKLIEWCQRHSKDVSFDLVENKEGESPKLFTIQASIDGEVLGVGKEFNKKNAEKLAAEKACEALSI
- the fabF gene encoding beta-ketoacyl-ACP synthase II, which gives rise to MEFKRVVVTGLGALTPIGNNVPDYWNSLIKGVSGADIIKSFDISKFKTKFACEVKNFDADGYLGRKEARKLDPFVQYALFATDEAVVDAGLDFDKLDTNRIGVIWGSGIGGLKTFMDEVINFAKGDGTPRFNPFFIPKMIADIAPGHISIKYGLRGPNFSTVSACASSTNALIDAFNYLRLGISDIIISGGSEAIINEAGMGGFNAMHALSTRNDDPATASRPFDKDRDGFVAGEGAGTIILEELEHAKARGAKIYAEIVGGGMSADANHITAPHPEGLGARLVMTGALRDANLKTSDIDYINVHGTSTPLGDLSETKAIVNLFGEDAYKLNISSTKSMTGHLLGAAGAIEAIAAILAVKHNIVPPTINHFTDDPEFDPRLNFTFNKAQERLVTTAQSNTFGFGGHNASVIFTKYQD
- a CDS encoding acyl carrier protein, which codes for MSDIASRVKAIIVEKLGVDESEVTPEASFTNDLGADSLDTVELIMEFEKEFNVAIPDDQAETIGTVGQAIAYLEKNVK